The DNA window TCGAAGGCGATTTCCCAGGCGGCGAAGCGGCGCAGCGATTCGAGGATCTCGCGGCACGGCCCGATCAGCGCATCGGCCTGCGGCGTCGGCGCCATGCCGCCGGACGTACGGATGAACAGCGGGTCATGCAGATGCTCGCGCAACTGGCCCAGCCAGATGCTCACCGTCGGCTGGCTTTGTCCCAATTGCTCCGCCACGCGTGTGACGTTGCGGGTCTCGTACAGGAGGTCGAAGAGCCGCAGCAGCTTCAGGTCGGGCAAGTCGTTCGTCAACATGGTTTTATTGTCTCACGCAATGAGATCATTGGTCTCATTGTATTGGCAGTATAAGCGCGACAGCCTATCGTGTACGCATACGTCAACAAGGAGGAGCAATGAAGATAGCAATTCTGGGTGCCGGCGCGCTGGGCTGCGCGATCGGCGCGGCGCTGACCGAAGGGGGGCACGAGACCTGGCTGCTGGACCGTTCGCCGGAGCACGTCGGCACGATGCGCCGCGGCGGCCTGCGCGTCGACGACGAGCGCGGCTCGCGCCAGGTCGCCGTGCGGGCGACGACGGAAGCGCAAGAGGCAGGCGTCGTCGACCTCGTGGTCGTGCTCGTCAAATCGTTCCACACGGAGGCCGCGATGCGCGGCGCGCGTTGTCTGCTCGGGCCGGACACGCTCGTGTTGTCGCTGCAGAACGGTCTCGGTCACGAGAACGTCCTCGCCGATGTCGTGGGCCGCGCGCGCGTCCTCGCCGGCAAGACCTATGTCGGCGGCGTGCTGCGCGGGCCGGGCCACGTCCAGTCGGGCGTGGCCGGCAAGGCGACCTATGTCGGGGAACTCGACGGCGCGCGTACGGCGCGCGCGCTGGCCGTCGCCGCCGCGTTCGACCAGGCCGGGCTGGCCACGATCGTCAGCGACAACATCGTCGGCACCATGT is part of the Massilia putida genome and encodes:
- a CDS encoding ketopantoate reductase family protein; this translates as MKIAILGAGALGCAIGAALTEGGHETWLLDRSPEHVGTMRRGGLRVDDERGSRQVAVRATTEAQEAGVVDLVVVLVKSFHTEAAMRGARCLLGPDTLVLSLQNGLGHENVLADVVGRARVLAGKTYVGGVLRGPGHVQSGVAGKATYVGELDGARTARALAVAAAFDQAGLATIVSDNIVGTMWDKLLVNVATGALTGITGLTYGQLYDEPALKDAALSAVGEAVAVAQAAGVTLSIAAPEQAWHLAAEGLSPAFKTSMLQSLDKGSVTEIDFINGAVVRWGRRHGVPTPVNATLVACIKGIERAMADRQRGERVA